GTTCGCCCACTTGTTCTGCTATCGGCGCCGCCACTTACAACGCCAGTACCAATACCATTATGCTTAATAGCAGCACAAGCACTCTTTGCACAATTTATAAGGATATTAATAATTTTTCAATATTGAGTTATGATTCTGCGATAAACACTTATACTTTGAATGCTAAGATTGACAGCTCGGGCCCGTATAATTTAAATATTGAAAATACGACTCTTTTGATGAATAACAATGTAGATGATGGATATTTTATTCATACTGGTTGGAATTTAACTATCAATAACTCTACAATAAAATCAAAAAATGGAAAAAGATTCAATATTTGGTCAGCGACAAAAGCTAATGCCGATGGCTACTCAGTGTTAATAAAGGATAGCGTTATCGATGGCGGCTGGATTAAAATAAAAGACAATACTGGATTATATTATGCTAAAGCTGGTTCACCATATGTACAAATTCTGAATACAACTATAAAAAATGTAGATGTAACGGACTCGACTGAATATGCCCCCTCCGTTCTTTATTTGTTTGAAAATGCAGGATACAAAGCAGTTATAGACGGTTTGATTCTTGAAAATGTGCATGGAGGATATGTTTATAGTGGGACCATAACATTGAACAGTGGAGCTACTGATGCATCCCTAAAAAACATACGTATTTCAAACAGTTCTCATCCATATTGGGGAGCTATCCATATATTTGGTGGGGCGACGGGTGTAACGATGGATAATATAGTGATCGAGAACAGTAGGTTAGGTTCCGGTGGAGGAATATCAGATAAAGAAGGTCTTTGGAATGTTGGGAAAACAAGGTTGTTTAAAAATGTTACTATAAACAATGTAAGCGGTACAGGGATATATACGTATCAGAATATGTGGGTAAGTGATTTCCCCAGTGGAAATAGATATGAAAATTTAATTGTTGATGGCGGAGCAGGCAAGGCAGCCAATATATATTATCAACCTTATGCGCAAGTTTCTTATCATTGGATATTCAATGCTCAGTTTAAAAATGCTACTTATGGATTTGTTGTAAGAAATAATAAACTATTCTTATCCAATGTTTTGGTTCAAAATATAACAAATATGTATCGCTCTTTAAATGGCGCTGAATCCGGCGAAGTTAATTGGTATGAACTGGCTGATATTTATGTAAAAGACAGCAACAATAACCCGATCAATGGTGCGGCGATCACAATAGCCCCCAATACTGTTGCTCCGGTCCCGAATGTGACGGATAAATGGTTCAATGCCAAAACCACCATCACAACAGGCTCCAATGGCCATACCCCTCTGCCTTCCGATGAAACCGGTATGATAGCGCTCTTAAGAAAGAGAGACTATAACAGCGGAGCAAATACTACCTCTTATTCTTATACCATCACCGCCTCCTCTAATGGTAAAACCGCTTCCACTACCGTCACTCCCGACGCCACTTGGTATCGTACCGACCCTCTTATTCCCACCAACACAATTACTATCCAACTAGCAACCACTGTGGCTCCTACACCTGCACCTACCGCAACTGTCGACCTTAACTCTGACAGTATCGTTAATTCCGTTGATTTTGGCATCATGATGAGCTTCTGGACTTACACCAATAAACCCAAGGCTGACCTTAATCAGGATGGGTTTGTTAATTCTCAAGATCTAGGAATGTTGATGAGTAAGTGGGGGTAGGGGAATAAAGAGAAAATAATTTCTAATCTTAAATTTCTAATTTCTAATGAATTTTTAATTACCCAATTTTTAAACTATAATTCTTATGGATCATTTTTCTAAAAAGCTCCCGAAAACAATTTTATTCGCTGCTATAGCACTGACGATTTTAGCGGGGGTATTTGTTCTACCCGTTGCAAACAAGAACAATAAAGCTTTGGCCGATACTGGCTTAGTTGGTTATTGGAACTTTGATGAGGGAACCGGAATGACTGTGGTCGATTCGTCGGGAAATAATAGCACAGGGACATTAACCAATGGACCGACTTGGACTCCGGGTAAGATAGGGACTGGTTTGAGTTTTGACGGGGTTGATGATTATGTGTTAACAACTGTTCCATTAAGCGGATTAAATACTTTTTCTTTGGAAGCATGGATTAATCCGGCGGCAGGCGACAATACGGAAAATCATATTTTTGGTATAAGCGGGATACAAAGCTGGGTAAAAAATGGTTATCTTAGTTTTTATTGCACTGATTATCCGGTGCAACCGCCGATACCCTATGGCCAATGGTCTCATATTGTTTTATCCGGCGACGCTAATGGACATTATATATATTTAAACGGAGTTTTGGTAAGTTCGAGTACTTATCCTTGCAATATTTCTTCAAACAGTTTAAAAATTGGCGAGTATAATAATGTTGGGGGAGGATATGCTTTTAATGGCTCTATTGATGAAGTTCGAATTTATAATCGTGCTTTTATACCGTCAAATGTCGTTTATTCCGACGGTACAATCTCTCTTAATAGCGGTACGGTGACCTTAGATGATATTTATACCGCCGTTAATAATCCGGCTGTATTATCAAAATCAGGAAATGAATATATTTTGACGGCGAATGTGAGCATAGGTTCTTCCGCCACACTGACAATTGATGCGGCAACGGCAGGAGGTATAACATTGAAATTTAATGAGCCTTCCCATAATCTTTATGGCATATTAAATTCCGGAACATTGAGTATTAACAATGCGATTATCACTTCGGCTACCGGAAATGCTTGGTACATATTAAATCATAACAACGTTGCTGCGATGAATCTTAATAATAGCGATGTTAGCATATGCGGACAAACTCCTGTGCCCTGTATTAAATTTGGCGATTATAATCAGTATGGCAAACCGACTAGAAAGTTCAGTTGGAACAACAACAAATTTCATGATAATCTTGGTTATTATATACTTTTTTTGAATTATGTTCCGTTTTGGGTGGATATGACCGATTCTGAATTTTATAACCTAACCGGATATGGAATAGATCTCAGTAGGGGAACTATCAGCAATTCAAAAATTCACGATATTGGCATAACAGGCAGCAACATTCTCACGATAATTGCATGGGGAGAAAATAATGCTATTGATGGCGGAGGAAGCGTATACAATTCGGAATTTTATAATATAAATACCGGGGATTTATTTTA
The sequence above is drawn from the Candidatus Paceibacterota bacterium genome and encodes:
- a CDS encoding LamG-like jellyroll fold domain-containing protein, with translation MDHFSKKLPKTILFIVLPLIFLALLIFSKPTLIHATGEVGIWHFDETSGTTASDSSGNNNSGTLTNGPVWTSGKSGNALQFDGVDDFVSMPLALNQNNWSIEGWINPTVGDNAENHVFGSSGMQVWVVNGNMFQFLMGGNYANYASLSYGTWSHVVLVADSNGHYLYVNGILRGSGAGTGNLGELIKIGSYKYGSANFNGSIDEVKIYSHALSASEVLAEYTGSSTPTPTPATTSTPSVTPTTTPTPIPVLTSISVSPSFATVQVGSTQTFIATPKDQNNNTMTGITISWTSSNNSIAMINSSGVATGVAVGTATITASSGITNGTSSITVVSSGSPTCSAIGAATYNASTNTIMLNSSTSTLCTIYKDINNFSILSYDSAINTYTLNAKIDSSGPYNLNIENTTLLMNNNVDDGYFIHTGWNLTINNSTIKSKNGKRFNIWSATKANADGYSVLIKDSVIDGGWIKIKDNTGLYYAKAGSPYVQILNTTIKNVDVTDSTEYAPSVLYLFENAGYKAVIDGLILENVHGGYVYSGTITLNSGATDASLKNIRISNSSHPYWGAIHIFGGATGVTMDNIVIENSRLGSGGGISDKEGLWNVGKTRLFKNVTINNVSGTGIYTYQNMWVSDFPSGNRYENLIVDGGAGKAANIYYQPYAQVSYHWIFNAQFKNATYGFVVRNNKLFLSNVLVQNITNMYRSLNGAESGEVNWYELADIYVKDSNNNPINGAAITIAPNTVAPVPNVTDKWFNAKTTITTGSNGHTPLPSDETGMIALLRKRDYNSGANTTSYSYTITASSNGKTASTTVTPDATWYRTDPLIPTNTITIQLATTVAPTPAPTATVDLNSDSIVNSVDFGIMMSFWTYTNKPKADLNQDGFVNSQDLGMLMSKWG
- a CDS encoding LamG-like jellyroll fold domain-containing protein, which encodes MDHFSKKLPKTILFAAIALTILAGVFVLPVANKNNKALADTGLVGYWNFDEGTGMTVVDSSGNNSTGTLTNGPTWTPGKIGTGLSFDGVDDYVLTTVPLSGLNTFSLEAWINPAAGDNTENHIFGISGIQSWVKNGYLSFYCTDYPVQPPIPYGQWSHIVLSGDANGHYIYLNGVLVSSSTYPCNISSNSLKIGEYNNVGGGYAFNGSIDEVRIYNRAFIPSNVVYSDGTISLNSGTVTLDDIYTAVNNPAVLSKSGNEYILTANVSIGSSATLTIDAATAGGITLKFNEPSHNLYGILNSGTLSINNAIITSATGNAWYILNHNNVAAMNLNNSDVSICGQTPVPCIKFGDYNQYGKPTRKFSWNNNKFHDNLGYYILFLNYVPFWVDMTDSEFYNLTGYGIDLSRGTISNSKIHDIGITGSNILTIIAWGENNAIDGGGSVYNSEFYNINTGDLFYCKEGGGGCKFQNNWIHDVDAGVMLGVYGSQQTDAVIFSDNIIENSTVKGTPSGGLFDFRANQYLGGVNLTSQIYNNTIRNITGPLFSWHSGGQNAKIWNNTVSNVPGLGFYANYQASQAGGGTYHPGDSSGSILRDMVMNNIRIYDLDNPADQSIRGKLPPFLNVKYGTVNVDMPDDKFYDYKYLDVKVVDSNNNPINGAIVGIANNIDNTNYPSINADGTIKSSFLTGSDGHTPLPSDTTNTAAILDFYKTSTTQTEMTYTITASKDGKTASTTITPDAIWYRSNPLIPVNTITIQLPTTPIFAPLPSSSADLNSDGHVNSADFGMLMSAWGSTLKPAADLNQDGIVNSVDFGILMSQWG